In the Aeromicrobium fastidiosum genome, CATGAGTGTCAACACGACGACAGTCCGCGCGACTCCCGACGAGGTGTGGTCCGTCCTGGCGGACGGTTGGTCCTACGCCCTGTGGGTCGTCGGGGCCTCCCGCATCCGCAGCGTCGACGAAGCGTGGCCGGCTGAGGACAGCTCGATCCACCACTCCGTCGGTGTCTGGCCGCTGCTCATCGACGACCGCACCACGGTGCTGGCATCCGTCCCGGGCCGCCGCATCCGGCTGCGGGCCAAGGGTTGGCCGCTCGGTGAGGCCGAGGTCGACATCGGCCTGACGGCGTCCGGGAGCGGCACCGAGATCACCATCGCGGAGGAGCCGACCGCAGGACCCGGCGTCCTCGTGCCCGACCCCGTGAACGATGTCGCGCTGCGCTGGCGCAACGCCGAGACGCTGCGGCGGCTCGGCTACCTCGTCGAGAACCGGCGCGCCTCGTGACGGCACGACTCGATCGACGGCGGCTGGCGTGGGTGGTGCTGGCCGCGGCGGTGCTCGAGGTCATCGCGCCGATCGTGACGATCAACGGCCCCGGCAGCTCGCCCGGTGCCGGATCGGGGCCGGACCTGTTGATCACCCCGGTCGGCTGGGCGTTCTCGATCTGGGGGGTCATCTACGCCCTGGCCATCGCCCAGGCGATAGCTGTGCTGGTCGTGGGTCGCGACGGTGGCCCCACGGTGTCGCGGCGGCTGCAGGTCGACCTTGTGGTGCTCTACCTCGGCGGGGCGCTGTGGATCGTGCTGGCCGGCTTCGACAGCAGCGCGGCCACCGCGGCGGCCCTGCTGCTGATGCTCGTCGCCGGCGTCGACGCGGTGCTCACGGTCTCGCGCGAGCACGCCGCACCGCGCTGGCTCGCGCGGCTGACGAGGGCGTCGGTCGGCCTGTACGCAGGATGGGTGACCGCGGCGTTCTTCCTCAACGTCTCGACCGCGCTGGTCGACGCAGGAGCGGTCGAGGCCGACGACCTCGGGTGGCAGCTCGTGGCGCTCGTCATCGCCGCGGCCACGCTCGTCCTGCTGACCGTCATGACGAGGGGAGTCGTGACGTACGCGGTGGCGGGCACGTGGGCGCTGTTCGGCATCGCGGTCACCGGCGGCGCCGACGGCACCGCGGAGGTCGTCGTCACGGCAGCGGTCGCTGCCGCCGTGCTCGTGGCCTCGCTCGTCGCCGTCCGGGTGGCGGGTCGCCGCCGGGCCCCGGAGCTCAGCCCGCGTCGCTGAGCTCGACCGTGAACGGTGCACCCGTCGCGGCACGCACCGAGTCCACGTCGTGACCCGGCGCGAGCCGCACCAGCACCAGCGCGCCGTCGCGGACGTCGAGCACCGCGCGGTCGGTGATGACGCGGTCGACGACCCCGGCACCCGTCAGCGGCAGGGTGCACTCCTGCACGATCTTGGATGAGCCGTCCTTCGCGACGTGATCGGTCAGCACGACGATGCGACGCGTGCCCGCCACGAG is a window encoding:
- a CDS encoding SRPBCC family protein; the encoded protein is MSVNTTTVRATPDEVWSVLADGWSYALWVVGASRIRSVDEAWPAEDSSIHHSVGVWPLLIDDRTTVLASVPGRRIRLRAKGWPLGEAEVDIGLTASGSGTEITIAEEPTAGPGVLVPDPVNDVALRWRNAETLRRLGYLVENRRAS